One Micromonospora eburnea genomic region harbors:
- a CDS encoding DUF2277 domain-containing protein yields the protein MCRSIKTLREPYVPVVTEEDVRAAALQYVRKISGFRTPAAHNAEAFNAAVDAVAAATATLLDQLVVRGQQPATRG from the coding sequence ATGTGCCGGAGCATCAAGACCCTGCGTGAACCGTACGTGCCGGTGGTCACCGAGGAGGACGTCCGGGCCGCCGCGTTGCAGTACGTCCGGAAGATCTCCGGGTTCCGCACCCCCGCCGCGCACAACGCCGAGGCGTTCAACGCGGCGGTGGACGCGGTGGCCGCCGCCACCGCGACCCTGCTGGACCAGTTGGTGGTCCGGGGTCAGCAGCCGGCCACCCGGGGTTGA
- the selD gene encoding selenide, water dikinase SelD, which produces MTEPLRLTDYARGGGCACKIPPGELEAMVAGLGPAMGTADLLVGLDHGDDAAVVRLDERTGLVSTADFFTPVVDDAYDWGRIAAANALSDVYAMGGTPLVALNLLCWPRDVLPLELAREVLRGGQDVAREAGCHLAGGHSVDDDGPKYGLAVTGVVRPEELITLDAGRAGLPLSLTKPLGVGVLNTRHKRTGERFPEAVAAMARLNRDAARAAVAAGIRCGTDVTGFGLLGHASKLARASRLTVAIDAAAVPYLPGAREALRDGYVSGGTRRNLDWVTPWTDFGALDEGERLLLADAQTSGGLLVAGEVPGATVIGELLPASEHLVRLR; this is translated from the coding sequence ATGACCGAGCCGCTCAGGTTGACCGATTACGCCCGCGGTGGCGGTTGTGCCTGCAAGATCCCCCCGGGTGAGCTGGAGGCCATGGTCGCCGGCCTCGGCCCGGCCATGGGCACCGCCGATCTGTTGGTCGGGTTGGACCACGGCGACGACGCCGCGGTGGTCCGGCTGGACGAGCGCACCGGCCTGGTCAGCACCGCCGACTTCTTCACCCCGGTGGTGGACGACGCGTACGACTGGGGCCGGATCGCCGCCGCCAACGCGCTGTCCGACGTGTACGCCATGGGCGGCACCCCGCTCGTCGCGCTCAACCTGCTCTGCTGGCCCCGGGACGTACTCCCGTTGGAGTTGGCCCGGGAGGTGCTGCGCGGGGGTCAGGACGTGGCCCGGGAGGCCGGCTGCCATCTGGCCGGCGGGCACAGTGTGGACGACGACGGTCCGAAGTACGGCCTCGCCGTCACCGGGGTGGTCCGGCCGGAGGAGCTGATCACCCTGGACGCCGGCCGGGCCGGCCTGCCGCTGTCGCTGACCAAGCCACTCGGGGTGGGGGTGCTGAACACCCGGCACAAGCGGACCGGGGAACGGTTCCCGGAGGCGGTCGCGGCGATGGCCCGGCTCAACCGGGACGCGGCTCGGGCGGCAGTCGCCGCCGGCATCCGCTGCGGCACCGACGTGACCGGCTTCGGGCTGCTCGGGCACGCCTCGAAGCTGGCCCGGGCCAGCCGGCTCACGGTCGCGATCGACGCGGCGGCGGTGCCCTACCTGCCGGGGGCCCGGGAGGCGTTGCGCGACGGGTACGTCAGCGGCGGCACCCGCCGCAACCTGGACTGGGTGACCCCGTGGACCGACTTCGGTGCCCTCGACGAGGGGGAGCGGCTGCTGCTGGCCGACGCGCAGACCTCCGGCGGGCTGCTGGTGGCGGGCGAGGTGCCGGGCGCCACGGTGATCGGGGAACTGCTGCCCGCCAGCGAGCACCTGGTCCGGCTCCGCTGA